Proteins encoded by one window of Lathyrus oleraceus cultivar Zhongwan6 chromosome 1, CAAS_Psat_ZW6_1.0, whole genome shotgun sequence:
- the LOC127101338 gene encoding uncharacterized protein LOC127101338, translating into MTSDRIGIHSYKLLESRLTVLKGLEAHLILENKEEFKKTYRNILGILNTEVNTTVLALTLEEYSHILGVGIKNRVPFVCTKELPKSHIVAEALHLEKKEVELNLKLKGGIHGFTSKFMVDKATTFSNAGSWMDFNVVLTLLIYGIVLFLKIEDFMDLAAIHIFLMKNHIPTNVTDTYYSNHVRTQKKKGTIICCIPLLYIWFISHLPSKGPFIENKGNLKWSQRIMSLNAEDISWYSRSYDNVKLIHNNGDFLNVPLLCTKGGINYNPRLALC; encoded by the exons ATGACTTCTGATAGAATAGGCATTCACAGTTACAAGCTTTTGGAATCGCGGTTGACAGTTTTGAAAGGTCTAGAGGCACATCTGATTCTTGAGAACAAAGAAGAGTTCAAGAAGACTTACAGAAATATCCTAGGAATTCTTAATACTGAAGTCAACACCACAGTT TTAGCACTTACTCTGGAAGAATACTCTCATATATTGGGGGTTGGGATTAAGAATCGAGTTCCTTTTGTCTGCACTAAAGAACTCCCTAAATCTCATATTGTTGCTGAAGCCCTTCATCTAGAGAAGAAGGAAGTGGAGCTGAATCTTAAGCTTAAGGGTGGAATTCATGGTTTTACCTCGAAGTTTATGGTAGATAAGGCCACTACTTTTTCCAACGCTGGAAGCTGGATGGATTTCAATGTTGTTCTAACTTTACTCATCTATGGGATTGTATTGTTTCTGAAAATTGAAGACTTTATGGATTTGGCTGCTATCCATATCTTTCTAATGAAGAATCATATTCCTACTAATGTTACTGATACTTACTACTCTAACCATGTGAGGACTCAGAAGAAGAAAGGAACCATTATATGTTGTATCCCTTTGTTGTATATATGGTTTATTTCGCATCTACCTAGCAAAGGTCCTTTCATTGAGAATAAAGGAAATCTGAAGTGGTCTCAAAGGATCATGTCCTTGAATGCTGAAGATATTTCCTGGTACTCTAGAAGCTACGATAATGTCAAGCTCATCCACAACAATGGTGATTTCCTTAATGTACCTCTTCTTTGTACAAAAGGTGgcatcaactacaacccgagATTGGCACTGTGCTAG